From one Bacilli bacterium genomic stretch:
- a CDS encoding ABC transporter ATP-binding protein: MFELKWLWQNLKGNRIRYIFALGLSVIGSSLTIVNPYISQRIVDTFITGADARANLVQERGLLIMLALGMVGFTLLRSGLAYFTMMQYERSSQNMLYNLRIFLYNKIQEQDREYYDHNRTGDLMTKLTGDLDMVRHSLAWIIKTIVESLTIFAAAVVYFFSIDAVLTLWLLVLSPLIFAVAYLFAKRVRPMYVDLRERLSQLNTAVQENIAGNRVVKAFAREEYEIAKFAVKNSDFSNANKAAALVWLDFFPYLETFAQGFNVILLLAGGYFVMNGRISFGEFAAFSALIWAVSNPMRNIGMIINDFQRLFASLAKIIEIYYAHPKIVNHHRTGELRRYNGRIEFDHVVFKYGGTTVLQDVSFTVQPGETVAIMGSTGSGKTTIVNLIPRFYDVSGGRVLIDGVDVRELELDELRANIGIATQDVLLFSDTIDGNIAFGAPELAEEETVRFAKLAAAHDFISKMPEGYDTIVGERGVGLSGGQKQRLALARALAVRRPILILDDTTSAVDLETEKHIQQSLQELDTVCTKIIVAQRVSTTAKADRILILDKGRLIEEGTHAELLAKRGYYYEVFMLQNEGLGRQVAGHGQK, translated from the coding sequence TTGTTCGAACTAAAGTGGTTGTGGCAAAACCTGAAAGGAAACCGCATTCGTTATATTTTTGCGCTTGGCCTCTCTGTAATCGGCTCATCGCTTACGATCGTGAATCCGTATATCAGTCAGCGGATCGTCGATACTTTTATTACCGGAGCCGACGCAAGAGCGAATCTGGTTCAGGAGCGCGGACTGCTGATCATGCTCGCCTTGGGGATGGTCGGTTTCACCCTGCTGCGTTCCGGGCTCGCGTATTTTACCATGATGCAGTACGAGCGATCCTCGCAAAATATGCTTTATAACCTGCGCATTTTTCTGTACAACAAAATACAGGAGCAGGACAGGGAATATTACGACCATAATCGCACCGGGGATCTGATGACCAAGCTGACCGGCGATCTGGATATGGTCCGTCATTCGCTTGCGTGGATTATCAAGACAATTGTCGAATCGCTGACAATATTCGCGGCAGCGGTCGTCTACTTTTTTTCGATCGATGCCGTGCTGACTTTGTGGCTGCTTGTTTTGTCGCCGCTCATTTTCGCCGTGGCCTATTTGTTTGCGAAACGGGTGCGCCCGATGTATGTTGACCTGCGCGAACGGCTGTCGCAGTTAAACACGGCGGTGCAGGAAAATATCGCGGGAAACCGTGTCGTCAAGGCTTTTGCCCGGGAAGAATACGAAATCGCAAAATTCGCGGTCAAAAACAGCGACTTTTCCAATGCGAACAAAGCGGCCGCGCTTGTATGGCTTGATTTTTTTCCTTATTTGGAGACATTTGCGCAAGGTTTCAACGTGATTCTGCTGTTGGCCGGCGGATATTTTGTCATGAATGGCAGAATCAGTTTCGGCGAATTTGCGGCGTTTTCCGCCTTGATTTGGGCCGTTTCCAACCCGATGCGCAATATCGGCATGATCATCAACGATTTTCAGCGGCTGTTCGCCAGCCTGGCCAAGATTATTGAAATTTACTATGCCCACCCGAAAATCGTCAATCATCACCGTACTGGCGAATTGCGCCGTTACAACGGCCGGATCGAGTTTGATCACGTCGTTTTCAAGTACGGCGGCACCACGGTTTTGCAAGACGTCAGTTTTACTGTGCAGCCCGGAGAAACCGTCGCCATTATGGGTTCGACGGGATCGGGCAAAACGACGATCGTCAACTTGATCCCGCGTTTTTATGACGTGTCCGGAGGGCGCGTGCTGATCGACGGCGTCGATGTGCGCGAACTGGAGCTGGACGAACTGCGGGCAAACATCGGGATTGCCACCCAGGACGTGCTCCTGTTCTCCGATACAATTGACGGCAACATTGCGTTCGGCGCTCCCGAGCTTGCCGAAGAAGAGACGGTCCGGTTTGCCAAACTCGCGGCTGCGCATGATTTTATCAGCAAGATGCCGGAAGGTTACGACACCATTGTGGGCGAACGCGGCGTCGGTTTGTCGGGCGGTCAAAAACAGCGTCTGGCGCTGGCGCGCGCCCTGGCGGTGCGCCGCCCGATCCTGATTCTGGACGATACAACATCCGCGGTTGATCTAGAGACCGAAAAGCACATTCAACAAAGCCTGCAGGAACTTGATACGGTTTGCACAAAAATTATTGTCGCCCAGCGCGTGTCCACCACCGCAAAAGCCGACCGCATTCTTATACTTGACAAGGGGCGTCTGATCGAGGAAGGAACCCATGCCGAGCTGTTGGCCAAGCGCGGTTATTATTACGAAGTGTTCATGCTGCAAAATGAAGGCTTGGGAAGGCAGGTAGCCGGACATGGCCAGAAATAA
- a CDS encoding type II CAAX endopeptidase family protein, translated as MSAARRKFSLILFIVVVLASGWIGVLVDSKLPEQPEENSLGMGLWLILPIIAMLMLRLANRDWKDIGVLPNFKGNMKWYGAAIAIYPGMTVFVVGLALLFKSASISDVELHAVLSLVGVSIAGNFFKNIFEEFAWRGYLTPKLIELKLHDWMLYLVSGLVWALWHAAYYMVFLPDSYFETTSRMGFLLIGCVLMVAWSVMYVEIYRLTKSVWPCVLMHALEDGVPTLLLSVAGVVTLSKTGELWLSPTTGVISTALFVGFGLWLRSIRIKKEQNVKQAPFFPNRTITRCEDA; from the coding sequence ATGTCAGCGGCAAGAAGAAAGTTTAGTCTTATATTGTTCATTGTGGTGGTGTTAGCGAGCGGTTGGATTGGTGTGTTGGTAGATTCGAAGCTTCCGGAGCAGCCGGAGGAGAATTCGTTAGGAATGGGCTTGTGGCTTATATTGCCGATTATTGCAATGCTCATGTTACGGCTTGCGAATCGCGATTGGAAAGATATTGGCGTTCTGCCGAATTTTAAAGGGAATATGAAGTGGTATGGCGCAGCAATCGCGATCTATCCGGGTATGACAGTTTTCGTTGTCGGTCTTGCATTGCTGTTTAAAAGCGCCAGTATTTCTGATGTTGAACTCCATGCAGTCCTATCACTGGTTGGTGTTTCGATCGCAGGAAACTTTTTTAAAAACATCTTTGAGGAGTTTGCTTGGCGCGGGTATTTGACTCCGAAACTGATTGAACTGAAGCTTCATGACTGGATGCTCTATCTCGTATCAGGGCTTGTGTGGGCGCTGTGGCATGCTGCGTATTATATGGTGTTCTTGCCGGACTCTTACTTTGAGACGACTTCGAGAATGGGCTTTCTCTTAATCGGTTGTGTGTTAATGGTAGCATGGTCAGTTATGTACGTTGAAATTTATCGGCTTACGAAATCTGTATGGCCGTGTGTGTTGATGCATGCTTTGGAAGATGGTGTGCCTACTTTGCTGTTGTCGGTTGCCGGAGTGGTTACATTATCGAAAACAGGAGAACTTTGGCTTAGCCCGACCACTGGCGTCATTTCGACTGCCTTGTTCGTTGGATTCGGATTGTGGCTCAGATCGATAAGAATAAAGAAGGAGCAGAATGTTAAACAAGCTCCATTTTTTCCGAACCGGACAATAACTCGTTGCGAAGATGCCTGA
- a CDS encoding cell wall hydrolase codes for MAVVKARSSDIALLARLLRAEAEGEGKIGMLLVGNVGINRIRANCGDFKGIRTIPQMVFQPHAFEATIHGYFYQRAREREKRLARRSVNGEWHWPAKFSLWYFRPPGDCPEQWYNQPFVGRFKAHCFYEPTAETCATVYSIYG; via the coding sequence ATGGCTGTTGTCAAAGCAAGATCCAGTGATATTGCCCTGTTGGCCCGGTTATTGCGCGCCGAGGCCGAGGGCGAGGGAAAAATCGGCATGCTGCTCGTAGGAAATGTGGGCATCAACCGGATCAGAGCAAACTGCGGCGATTTCAAAGGAATCCGTACCATCCCGCAGATGGTTTTTCAGCCGCACGCTTTTGAAGCGACGATCCATGGCTACTTTTATCAAAGGGCCAGGGAGAGGGAGAAACGTCTGGCCAGGCGGAGTGTCAACGGGGAGTGGCATTGGCCGGCAAAATTCAGTCTGTGGTATTTCCGCCCACCGGGCGATTGCCCTGAGCAATGGTACAATCAGCCGTTCGTAGGACGTTTCAAAGCCCACTGCTTTTATGAGCCCACCGCGGAAACATGCGCAACCGTCTACAGCATTTATGGTTAA
- a CDS encoding FAD-dependent oxidoreductase — MYTHIVVGAGILGASAAYHLAKAGAQVAIVDRQDLGRATRAAGGMICPWLSQRRNKAWYKLAKAGARYYPELIRQLADAGENVTSYKRVGAISLHTDAEKLDKLEKIARTRLADAPEIGEITRLSPAETKKLFPPLAEPYGSIHVSGAARVNADALRRALVRAARKCGATVLQGDASLVRKGGRVTGVQVAGRMLPADQVILTAGAWGKQLLEPLGIHFRVSGQKAQIIHLQMPGADTGAWPVVLPPTDQHILAFDHGRIVIGATHENDTGFDTRVTAGGVQEILAKALAVAPGLSNSTMLAARVGFRPYTPGFLPAIGRLPGYETVLLANGIGASGLTVGPYLGVELAKLALGKPTEISLGDYDIAGALD; from the coding sequence TTGTATACGCATATTGTTGTCGGAGCAGGGATTCTTGGCGCATCTGCCGCTTATCATTTGGCAAAAGCGGGCGCGCAGGTGGCCATTGTTGATCGGCAAGACTTGGGAAGGGCGACGCGCGCGGCGGGCGGTATGATCTGCCCGTGGCTTTCGCAGCGCCGCAACAAGGCATGGTACAAATTGGCGAAGGCCGGCGCCAGATACTATCCGGAGCTGATCAGACAATTGGCGGATGCCGGCGAAAACGTGACGAGCTATAAACGCGTGGGGGCAATTAGCCTGCATACGGATGCCGAGAAACTGGACAAGCTGGAGAAAATAGCGCGCACGCGGCTTGCAGACGCCCCGGAGATTGGCGAAATCACGCGTCTGTCGCCGGCGGAGACGAAAAAATTATTTCCGCCATTAGCGGAGCCATACGGTTCCATCCATGTAAGCGGCGCGGCGCGCGTCAATGCCGACGCGCTGCGCCGGGCGCTCGTGCGTGCCGCCCGCAAATGCGGAGCGACGGTCTTGCAAGGGGATGCGTCATTGGTTCGAAAAGGCGGCCGCGTCACCGGAGTGCAAGTCGCGGGCCGGATGCTGCCGGCGGACCAAGTCATTTTAACCGCGGGCGCATGGGGCAAACAATTGCTTGAACCGCTCGGCATCCATTTTCGGGTGTCCGGGCAAAAAGCGCAAATCATCCATCTGCAAATGCCGGGTGCGGATACCGGCGCATGGCCGGTCGTGCTGCCGCCCACCGACCAGCATATCCTTGCTTTTGATCACGGCCGTATCGTGATCGGCGCTACGCACGAAAATGATACCGGTTTTGATACCCGGGTGACGGCTGGCGGCGTGCAGGAAATATTGGCAAAGGCTCTGGCCGTCGCTCCCGGTCTTTCGAACAGCACGATGCTAGCTGCGAGAGTGGGGTTCAGGCCATATACGCCGGGTTTTCTTCCGGCGATCGGTCGACTGCCCGGGTATGAAACTGTGTTGCTCGCGAACGGCATCGGCGCATCGGGTTTGACCGTAGGCCCCTACCTCGGCGTTGAATTGGCCAAACTCGCGCTTGGCAAACCGACGGAGATCAGTCTTGGCGACTACGATATAGCGGGCGCGCTTGATTAA
- a CDS encoding ABC transporter ATP-binding protein, whose translation MARNKFDIDENLESPFDFKHFRRAMVYIKRQRKQMIIAFALSALSAAIALSAPLIMAHVVDVTIPAKAVGPLWGWSGLLFLTIVASVVLAAIRARIMTIVGQNIIFEIRSDLFKHLQELPFKYYDDRPQGKILIRVVNYVNAVSDVLSNGIINFILELLNLIFIAAFMFAVNVRLSLVILAGLPVFLAIMLLIKKRQRRAWQSVSNKSSNLNAYLQESISGIGVTQIFTREQRNAGIFTRLAANYRKEWMRAVGCNGMIPFSVDNLATIVTTLIYLIGLLALDPTDATFGVILAMSSYAARFWQPILNISNLYNGFINAVAYLERIFETLDEPVTVSDAEGAKELPPVRGQVTFENVTFGYDPGFNILENISFDVKPGESIALVGPTGAGKTTIVNLLSRFYNINGGRILVDGHDISQVKLKSLRSQMGIMLQDSFIFSGTILDNIRYGRLDATKEEIVAAAKAVRADEFIREFEHGYLTEVNERGAKLSQGQRQLISFARTLLANPRILILDEATSSIDAKTERLLQLGLNELLKGRTSFIIAHRLSTVKNCDRIMYVSDKGIQECGSHDELIARKGLYYRLYTAQKMEA comes from the coding sequence ATGGCCAGAAATAAGTTCGATATCGATGAAAATCTGGAGTCGCCTTTTGACTTTAAACATTTTCGGCGGGCGATGGTCTATATCAAACGGCAACGCAAGCAGATGATCATTGCGTTTGCGCTTAGCGCGCTTTCCGCGGCCATTGCGCTGTCGGCCCCGCTGATCATGGCGCATGTCGTCGACGTGACCATTCCGGCAAAAGCGGTTGGTCCGTTATGGGGCTGGTCGGGACTGCTCTTTCTGACCATTGTTGCGAGTGTGGTATTGGCTGCGATTCGCGCGCGCATCATGACCATCGTCGGCCAAAACATTATTTTTGAGATTCGCTCCGATTTGTTCAAACATTTGCAGGAATTGCCGTTCAAATATTATGACGACCGGCCGCAGGGCAAAATTTTGATCCGGGTCGTCAACTACGTCAATGCGGTTTCGGACGTGCTTTCCAACGGGATTATCAACTTTATTCTGGAATTGTTGAACCTGATTTTTATCGCCGCATTCATGTTTGCCGTCAACGTTCGTCTCTCGCTCGTGATTTTGGCCGGACTGCCTGTTTTTTTGGCTATTATGCTGTTGATCAAAAAACGGCAGCGGCGGGCGTGGCAGTCGGTGTCCAACAAAAGCTCAAATCTGAACGCCTATTTGCAGGAAAGCATCAGCGGTATCGGCGTGACGCAAATTTTTACCCGAGAACAGCGCAACGCGGGCATTTTTACGCGTTTGGCGGCCAATTACCGCAAGGAGTGGATGCGGGCGGTCGGGTGCAACGGCATGATCCCGTTTTCGGTGGACAATCTGGCAACGATCGTCACGACATTAATCTATCTGATCGGCTTGCTGGCGCTTGATCCCACAGATGCAACCTTCGGGGTCATTCTCGCCATGAGCAGCTACGCCGCCCGTTTCTGGCAGCCGATCTTGAACATTTCCAACCTGTATAACGGTTTCATCAACGCCGTCGCTTACCTGGAACGCATTTTTGAGACGCTCGATGAGCCGGTTACCGTAAGCGATGCGGAGGGCGCGAAGGAATTGCCCCCTGTTCGGGGACAAGTCACATTCGAGAATGTGACGTTCGGCTATGATCCGGGGTTTAACATACTGGAAAATATCTCGTTTGACGTAAAACCGGGAGAAAGCATCGCTCTGGTCGGCCCGACAGGCGCGGGCAAAACGACGATTGTCAATTTGCTCTCGCGTTTCTACAATATTAACGGCGGCCGGATTCTTGTCGACGGTCATGACATTTCACAAGTGAAACTGAAGTCCCTGCGCAGCCAGATGGGGATTATGCTGCAGGACAGCTTCATTTTCTCCGGCACCATTCTCGATAATATCCGCTACGGCAGGCTTGACGCCACCAAGGAGGAAATTGTCGCCGCCGCTAAAGCGGTGCGCGCGGATGAGTTCATCCGCGAATTCGAGCATGGCTATTTGACGGAGGTCAACGAACGGGGCGCCAAGCTCTCGCAGGGGCAGCGGCAGCTCATTTCGTTCGCGCGGACTCTTTTGGCCAATCCGCGCATCCTCATTCTGGACGAAGCCACCTCGTCGATCGACGCCAAAACCGAGCGGCTGCTTCAGTTGGGGCTGAACGAACTGCTCAAAGGGCGGACCTCGTTTATTATCGCGCACCGCCTGTCCACCGTGAAAAATTGCGACCGCATCATGTATGTGTCGGACAAAGGCATTCAGGAGTGCGGCTCGCATGATGAGTTGATTGCCCGCAAAGGCTTGTATTATCGGCTGTATACGGCGCAAAAGATGGAAGCTTGA